One window of the Fusobacterium russii ATCC 25533 genome contains the following:
- a CDS encoding GntR family transcriptional regulator: protein MSKKLEAFYTLPARIKIASVLRKAIFLGDFRKGEELSLTEIAAQLNVSRTPVREAFQMLESENLLELRMNKGAIVKDINENFFKDYYEVRILLETKAIEKSIQNGIDVKYLEEIHKNFKEKINFASEEEYREYNQNFHFYIWKNANNEKLFSLILNLWNGAFFEMIGKGDYIKKSIEEHENIIKAIQKKDIVKAKYFVESHLMTSLENILKEKSKESK from the coding sequence TTGAGTAAAAAATTAGAAGCTTTTTATACACTACCAGCCCGTATAAAAATAGCATCTGTACTAAGAAAAGCCATTTTTTTAGGAGATTTTAGAAAGGGAGAAGAATTATCTTTAACCGAAATTGCTGCACAATTAAATGTTTCAAGGACACCTGTAAGAGAGGCATTTCAAATGTTAGAAAGCGAAAACTTACTAGAATTGAGGATGAATAAAGGGGCTATAGTTAAAGATATAAACGAAAATTTTTTTAAAGATTACTATGAAGTAAGAATTTTATTGGAAACTAAAGCTATAGAAAAATCTATTCAAAATGGGATAGATGTTAAATATTTAGAAGAAATACATAAGAATTTTAAAGAAAAAATAAATTTTGCTTCTGAAGAAGAGTATAGGGAATATAATCAGAATTTTCACTTTTATATTTGGAAAAATGCAAATAATGAAAAATTATTTTCATTAATACTTAATCTTTGGAATGGTGCTTTCTTTGAAATGATAGGAAAAGGTGATTATATAAAAAAATCAATTGAGGAGCATGAGAATATAATAAAAGCTATTCAAAAAAAAGATATAGTAAAAGCAAAATATTTTGTTGAATCACATCTAATGACTAGCTTAGAGAATATATTAAAGGAAAAATCTAAAGAATCAAAATAA